The Heyndrickxia acidicola sequence CCTTTGGACGCCTGATTCCGTCTGCAACAGGAACCTCTATCACATGTTTGCCTTTAAAACGGTTCATTTCCACTTGCTTGTCAGCCGCTACAATGATTGCGGATGCCCTCTCAATCTCTTCAGCTGTTAAAATATTTTTTGCACCGCCGGATCCGTTTGTTTCCACTTTGATAGCAAGGCCCATTTCTTTTGCTTTCTCTTTTAAAGAGTCAGCAGCCATATACGTATGGGCGATTCCAGTGGGACAGGCTGTTACAGCCAGTAAGAGCTGCTGTTCATTTAAAGCGCTTTCTTCTCTATCATCCATAGAATCATACATTTCAAAGATCTCCAATACTTCAGCTGAGGATGAAGCATTCAATAATTTAGTTCTCACTTCATCTCTCATTAAAAGTCCGGAAAGCCTTGACAATGCTTCTAAATGAGTATTGTTAGCGCCTTCACTTGCAGCAATCATAAAAAACAAATGGCTGTCCTGTCCATCCAAAGAGTCGTATGGAATGCCCTTTTGGGACCTTCCGAAGGCAATAGCAGGTTCTTTAACCGCTGCCGTTTTGGCATGGGGAATGGCAATTCCGTCTCCAATCCCTGTTGTACTTTGTTCTTCTCTTGCCAATACGGCTTTTTCGTATTGTTCAGCGTCATTTAGTTTGCCTGCATTGACTAAAACGGAAACTAATTCATTTACTGCATCCTTTTTATTGGAAGAAACTAGCTCTAATTTAATGGTTGCATTTGTGAGCAGCTCGGTAATTTTCATAATTCTCCCCCTTATAAATGCGTAATTTCAACTTGTGTAAGTAATGTGAACACATCTTCTTTCTTACATAATTCCATTGAAAAAGCTGTTGCGCTGCCGGCTGCCGTCCCCATTCGAAAAGCTTCCTGGTAGTCTTTACGGGTTGCATAGGCGCTTAAAAATCCTCCAACAACAGAATCTCCTGCCCCGACCGAATTCTTCAATTCACCTTTGGGGGCATTTGCATGATACAATGCCTTTTTATTAATAAAAAGAGCTCCCTTTTCAGCCATGGATATAATAACATTTTCCACTCCCATTTCCACAAGCTTCTTGCCGTAAAAGGCTGCATCCTCAATCGTTTCTATGCTCGTTTTAAAAATTTCACCAAGCTCATGATGATTTGGTTTTACGAGGAAGGGCTTAGCCCGAATAACACTTTTTAATGCCGCTCCTGAAACGTCTGCAACAACTTTAACCCCTTTTTCTTTGCATACATGAATTAACCCTGAATAAACATCCGGCGAAAGAGATTTAGGGATACTTCCTGAAAAAACGATGATATCTTCATTTGTCAACTGATCCAGTTTTCCAAGAAATTCTTCATATTTTTCCGTACTTATATGAGGGCCGCTCCCGTTAATCTCCGTTTCTCCCCCTGTTTTCAGCTTGATATTAATTCGTGTGTCTTCATTAACCTGTACAAAATCCGTTTGTATATTTTCCCGCTTTAGGAATGACTCGATAAAAAAACCAGTGAACCCTCCAATAAATCCTAATGCTCTTGATTCTGTCCCCAATCTCTTTAATACGAGGGACACATTAATTCCTTTCCCCCCTGGAAGCTTCAAGTCCGATTTTGATCGATTTAATTTCCCTACTGCAAAATCTTCAACCTCTACCACATAATCTACAGAAGGATTCAATGTTACTGTGTAAATCATTTGCTCTTCACAACCTTCAGTTCCGTTTTTGCCTCGTATTCCAGCATCATTTCTGCATCTATATCGTTTGTAATGATAACAGCCTCTGATAAAGGAGAAATCAAAGCAAAAGCAATTTCTCCCCACTTAGAATCATCCGCTAAAACATATGCTTCTCTTGATAGCTTCAGAGCCTGCTGTTTCATGGAAGCCTCCTCTGGATCAGGAGTCGTAAAACCATAAATTGGATGAATCCCATTCACTCCGAGGAAGCACTTGTCAAAACGATACTTACTAATACCATATAATGCTCCATTCCCAATCATAGCTCCTGTACTTCCCTTTACAAACCCGCCAGCCAGGTACGTTTTAATCCCTCTGGCCAAAAGAGGCTCTATATGGGTAACACCATTCGTTACCACCACAATATCCAAAGGAAGATATTGAATCATTTGTAGCGTTGTAGTTCCTGCATCAAGATAAATACATTCTCCTGCACCTGGCAAACTGGCAGCGTAACGTGCAATTTGATCCTTGCCTGAAAGATTTTGGTTTGATTTTTCATGTAAATTTGCCTCTTTTATAGTTCCTTGGAGACGGGCTGCACCGCCATGAACTCTTTTTAACAGCTTTTTATCTTCAAGCTGGATGATATCCCGTCTGATGGTTGATTCAGATGTATTGGTTTCTGCCACCAGTTCCTGGATACTCACTGTCTCTTTCATTTTAAGAATATTAAGGATGATATTTTGTCTTTCAACCGTCAGCATGTTGTACACCTCTCTTTTTTGGAACCGCATACATTTATTTTCTGTGTTTTTATTTTACTACCAAAAACCTTAAATAACAATCATAAAAAATCATTTTCTTTCAAAAACCTTCAAAACTTTAATTATAACCTTAAGCTCTATTAACTTTATATATGGATAATGGTTGTTTTTAGCGGGCAATTCTCTAACCACTTTAGCCTGCAGAGTGTCCCCTTGCCCTTTTCTAAGCAGTAGTAATAGGCCTTTTGCTTACTCTCCTCTCATTTAATCTCGTCAATATGCTCCAACAGTGCCAAAAAAATGAAAAGAGCTCCTATCCATCAGGATAAGAGCCCATTCATTCCATACAATTTTGTTAATCATTCACATTACAGATATCAATGCTCGAAGGTCTGCCTGTTAATAGTAGTAGCCTCCGCCGCCGTATCCGTAGCCGCCTCCAAGGTAAGCAGCTCCAACAATGATTAAAAGAATAAACAGCACAACAAGTAATGCAAATCCAGAACCGTAGCCTGCTCCATCAGACATGAAGAAAACCTCCTTTAGTAAGATTCTCTACATCCTATGCAAAAGCAGAAAGTTTGTTATGGACGAAAATCTATTTTTAGGAATAATGCTTTTTTCCACTGTTTCAAGAGAAATTTCCTTTCTATCCACTAACGTATGAAGGTATGGCAGTAATCAAGAAGAGAAGCATATACACCGGCTTTTTTAGCTGCTGAATTCTTCCTTTATCATTTATTTCAACAACTGCCTTCCTCATTAAGCAGTCCATATTTTCTTTTGAAGCGGTTAATAATTTTAATCCATCCTTTTCCGAAAAATGCAAGAAAGAAAACATTGGAACAGGCATGGGCTAAATCAAAGTAAAAGCTCGCCGCATAGTAGGCCAAAATGACCGATACATTTGCTTGTTTCCCAAGACTTATAACATACCAGAGGTTCATAATCCAATCAAAAATAAATCCAGACGCAAAACCAAATAAACATCTGCCAATACTAGTATTTAACCATTTAACGTTTTGCAGCATCCCCGCCATTAATCCGATTATTCCCCATGCATACATCTGCCAAGGCGTCCAGGGGCCTTGCCCCAGAAATAAGTTTGAAACAATTGCTGCCAAAGCGCCAATCACAAAGCCGCTTTCAGGCCCAAGTGCAAGCGCAGACACTATAATAACAAAGGTAGTGGGCTGTACATTCGGAATGGGAGCAAAGGGGATTCGGCTAACAGCAGCAACAGAAGCGAGGACAGCCAAAAGAACGAGCTCTCTGCCTGCAACTTTTCTTTTTTCAAAGCGAATCATTAAAGGAATAAAGCTTGCTGCCATGAATACAATACCGACAGCTGCAAAATGCTGTTCATTAAAGAGAGCTGTTCCCGCCAGAATGCAAAGCAATAAAAAGGATATCAGAATTAATGAAAGCCTTGAACGTGCCATAATCGGCGGGCCTCCTCTGCAGTAATGACCTCAGGCACTGCCAATCCACGTGTCACCCTGTTTACAACAGTTGTATAAAATGCATTTCCTTTAAAAAAACGTTCCGGCGGGGCTGATACCGTAATCGTCCCCTTGAACATCATTGCACACCGTGTAGAATGCTTTGCGGCAAATTCTATATCATGGGTGACCATTACAATCGTCATCCCATTGGATTGCAGACTGGCAAGCAGCTTGCCAAAATGCTCCCTTGCTTCTGGATCCAGCCCTTTTGTAGGCTCATCAATTAGAAGAATTGAAGGCTTGGCCAGCAGCACTCCCGCAAGTGCAGCCTTTTGAATTTCACCGCCGCTTAAATCATAGGGATGGCGTTTTTTTACCCCTTCAAGCTGGAATGCTTTCAATAGCTTTTCTACTTCTGCCGGATCTGAACCATGCAGCTGATTAATCTGCCTTAATTCCTGCTCGACTGTATCCGCCAAAAAAAACAGCTTGGGATTCTGCGGCAAATATCCAATGTCTGAAATTTGTCCCTTCAGCTTTTTTCCATTAAATTTAATGGAGCCGCGCTGAGGCTTTACTAAGCCTGCCATGATTTTTAAAAGAGTCGATTTACCCGTTCCGTTAGCACCCACGAGAGAAAGCCACTCACCCTCTCCCACTGTTAAAGAGAGCTGGTCAAGAATTTTCTTGTCATGCTTATCATATTGAAAATCTACGTTTTTCCCTTCCATAAGGACTGTTTTTACTGAACTTTTCATCCGATGTGAATAACTCTCGCCAGACATCTGTACATTCAGCGTTTCCGCCCACTGCCTTCCTTCTTTAACCGTTAAAGGCATGACTTCCTGTGAAATTTTAGGAGATTGCTCTAAATAAAGAATGGACGTCCCAGGAATATAAGGATACATTTTTCCCTGTTTATTTTTTCCTGCTTCAAAGAGAATTTCCCTCGGAGTCCCATCCAGTACCAAATTTCCGTTTTCCAGGTAGAGGGCCCGATCGGCAGCAGCAAACAATTCTTCTAATCGGTGCTCCGCAATAATTACCGTTATGCCCAGTTCTTCATTCATTCGATGAAGAATTCCAATAAACTCTTTGGCGGCTATGGGATCAAGCTGGGCAGTTGGTTCATCAAGGAGCAGAAGTTCTGGCTCCAGCAATAAAACGGAAGCTAAATTTAAAAGCTGCTTTTGGCCTCCTGAAAGCTCGAATGTTTTTTTATCAATAATATCCTCGAGACCAAAAAAATGAACCATTTCTGCTACGCGTTTCCGCATATCTTCCGTTTCGAATCCTACATTCTCCATTCCAAAAACCAGTTCGTCCATTACATTATCCATGACAATCTGATTTTCGGGATCCTGAAACACCATTCCGATTTTGCTGGCCATTTCTAAATCATCTGCATTGGAAAATGGCTGCTCCTTAAATAAAAGCTCCCCTGTTTGAATGCCATGCGGCGCAACCCCTCTTTTCAGCAAACGAAGGAGAGTTGACTTTCCGCTGCCGGAAGGGCCGCACAAAACAGTAAATTCCCCTTTATTCATATTAAATGTAAGCCCATTCAATGCTTTTTCTTCTTGGTCAGGATATTGGAACGTGAGATTTCTTGCTGTGAGCAATGCCATAAGTATGCCTCCTTTCCTTCCAATAGCAATGGAAATCCGATATATAATACAAGTACCACAAGATAAAACCATTCTCTGCCTTCCAAAAGAACAGGCTCCAGAATCGGATAAATGGACAAAACCCCATCTCCAAGCCAGCAGCCGAATAAACTTAATCCACCAAGACCCAATAAATAAACAAGTGCAGCCCAATCTTTTTTATGCATTTTGTATGGAGAATATTTTGAGCGTTTTTGGATTCCATAGCCTCGTGCAGCCATCGAGTCTGCTGTTTGTATCGCTTCTTCCAAAGACCATGTCAACAAAATTTGAACGAACAACAGGCCGCTTCGCGAACGCTCTCTGATGGTTCCATTATGAATGCTTAAGCCCTTTCCCCGCTGAACCAGTTCTATTTCATTCAATCTTCTTTTTAAAAGCGGTACAAATCTCAGACAAAGCATGACTAACAACGCCCATTGAGGCAGCCATTTCGAAAAAAGAAATAAAAATTTTTCAGCTGTAACCACGTGATTATATGTGCCAAATAAAAGCAGCAAAGAAAAAATGGATAAAGAATAAATAATTCCCTCCATAACGGATTCAAGCATTATAGGATTTCCATGAAAATAAAACAGGATATGCGTCCCTCTGTGATTG is a genomic window containing:
- the pfkB gene encoding 1-phosphofructokinase, which codes for MIYTVTLNPSVDYVVEVEDFAVGKLNRSKSDLKLPGGKGINVSLVLKRLGTESRALGFIGGFTGFFIESFLKRENIQTDFVQVNEDTRINIKLKTGGETEINGSGPHISTEKYEEFLGKLDQLTNEDIIVFSGSIPKSLSPDVYSGLIHVCKEKGVKVVADVSGAALKSVIRAKPFLVKPNHHELGEIFKTSIETIEDAAFYGKKLVEMGVENVIISMAEKGALFINKKALYHANAPKGELKNSVGAGDSVVGGFLSAYATRKDYQEAFRMGTAAGSATAFSMELCKKEDVFTLLTQVEITHL
- a CDS encoding DeoR/GlpR family DNA-binding transcription regulator encodes the protein MLTVERQNIILNILKMKETVSIQELVAETNTSESTIRRDIIQLEDKKLLKRVHGGAARLQGTIKEANLHEKSNQNLSGKDQIARYAASLPGAGECIYLDAGTTTLQMIQYLPLDIVVVTNGVTHIEPLLARGIKTYLAGGFVKGSTGAMIGNGALYGISKYRFDKCFLGVNGIHPIYGFTTPDPEEASMKQQALKLSREAYVLADDSKWGEIAFALISPLSEAVIITNDIDAEMMLEYEAKTELKVVKSK
- a CDS encoding YjcZ family sporulation protein — its product is MSDGAGYGSGFALLVVLFILLIIVGAAYLGGGYGYGGGGYYY
- a CDS encoding ECF transporter S component; protein product: MARSRLSLILISFLLLCILAGTALFNEQHFAAVGIVFMAASFIPLMIRFEKRKVAGRELVLLAVLASVAAVSRIPFAPIPNVQPTTFVIIVSALALGPESGFVIGALAAIVSNLFLGQGPWTPWQMYAWGIIGLMAGMLQNVKWLNTSIGRCLFGFASGFIFDWIMNLWYVISLGKQANVSVILAYYAASFYFDLAHACSNVFFLAFFGKGWIKIINRFKRKYGLLNEEGSC
- a CDS encoding ABC transporter ATP-binding protein → MALLTARNLTFQYPDQEEKALNGLTFNMNKGEFTVLCGPSGSGKSTLLRLLKRGVAPHGIQTGELLFKEQPFSNADDLEMASKIGMVFQDPENQIVMDNVMDELVFGMENVGFETEDMRKRVAEMVHFFGLEDIIDKKTFELSGGQKQLLNLASVLLLEPELLLLDEPTAQLDPIAAKEFIGILHRMNEELGITVIIAEHRLEELFAAADRALYLENGNLVLDGTPREILFEAGKNKQGKMYPYIPGTSILYLEQSPKISQEVMPLTVKEGRQWAETLNVQMSGESYSHRMKSSVKTVLMEGKNVDFQYDKHDKKILDQLSLTVGEGEWLSLVGANGTGKSTLLKIMAGLVKPQRGSIKFNGKKLKGQISDIGYLPQNPKLFFLADTVEQELRQINQLHGSDPAEVEKLLKAFQLEGVKKRHPYDLSGGEIQKAALAGVLLAKPSILLIDEPTKGLDPEAREHFGKLLASLQSNGMTIVMVTHDIEFAAKHSTRCAMMFKGTITVSAPPERFFKGNAFYTTVVNRVTRGLAVPEVITAEEARRLWHVQGFH
- a CDS encoding energy-coupling factor transporter transmembrane component T codes for the protein MNRGIRSFHPFVSLIYYIFAAILLTVDKHPVFLLAGALVLIALHYALDKGKTLAGFGKLMVFMAVVFLVINPLVNHRGTHILFYFHGNPIMLESVMEGIIYSLSIFSLLLLFGTYNHVVTAEKFLFLFSKWLPQWALLVMLCLRFVPLLKRRLNEIELVQRGKGLSIHNGTIRERSRSGLLFVQILLTWSLEEAIQTADSMAARGYGIQKRSKYSPYKMHKKDWAALVYLLGLGGLSLFGCWLGDGVLSIYPILEPVLLEGREWFYLVVLVLYIGFPLLLEGKEAYLWHCSQQEISRSNILTKKKKH